In the Candidatus Eremiobacteraceae bacterium genome, one interval contains:
- a CDS encoding cystathionine gamma-synthase, which produces MEFATKAIHVGQDADPTTGATIVPIYQTTTYTQAAPGRHKGFDYSRTVNPTRVALERCLAALENASFGLSFASGMAATSAVMNLLSAGDHVVVNDDLYGGTFRLFDKVLTRYGLTFTYVDATDPARVAAAMSPKTRLVWLETPTNPLLHLVDIAAVAQLCAARDALLAVDNTFATPYLQNPLDLGAHLAVHSTTKYIGGHSDALGGFVATNRPDLHDVIKFHQNAVGGVPGPFDCFLTLRGAKTLAIRMREHERNARAIADFLAGHRDVERVYYPGLRSHAQHQLATEQMRGFGGMVSFTLKGSPDRARILASSTKLFSLAESLGGVESLICHPATMTHGSIPKDVREARGVTDGLLRLSVGIEGERDLIADLEDAIVASAL; this is translated from the coding sequence ATGGAGTTTGCGACCAAGGCGATCCACGTCGGCCAGGACGCCGATCCGACCACGGGCGCGACGATCGTGCCCATCTATCAGACCACCACCTACACCCAGGCCGCGCCAGGCCGCCACAAGGGGTTTGACTACTCGCGCACCGTCAATCCGACGCGCGTGGCGCTGGAGCGCTGCCTCGCGGCGCTCGAGAACGCGAGCTTCGGGCTGAGCTTCGCCAGCGGCATGGCGGCGACGTCGGCGGTGATGAACCTCCTCTCGGCCGGCGATCACGTGGTCGTCAACGATGATCTCTACGGCGGCACGTTCCGCCTCTTCGACAAGGTGCTCACCCGCTACGGCCTGACGTTCACCTACGTGGATGCGACCGACCCGGCTCGCGTCGCTGCGGCGATGAGTCCCAAGACCAGACTGGTCTGGCTGGAGACTCCCACCAACCCGCTGCTGCATCTGGTCGACATCGCCGCAGTGGCGCAGCTCTGCGCCGCGCGCGACGCGCTCTTGGCGGTGGACAACACCTTCGCCACCCCGTACCTGCAAAATCCCCTCGATCTCGGCGCGCATCTCGCCGTGCATTCGACGACCAAATACATCGGCGGGCACTCGGACGCGCTCGGCGGATTCGTGGCGACGAACAGGCCCGATCTGCACGACGTGATCAAGTTCCACCAGAACGCGGTCGGCGGCGTCCCCGGGCCCTTCGATTGCTTCTTGACGCTGCGCGGAGCCAAGACGCTGGCGATCCGCATGCGCGAGCACGAGCGCAACGCGCGCGCCATCGCCGACTTTCTCGCCGGCCATCGCGATGTCGAGCGGGTCTACTATCCGGGGCTTCGCTCGCACGCCCAGCATCAGCTCGCGACCGAACAGATGCGCGGCTTCGGCGGCATGGTGTCGTTCACGCTCAAAGGATCGCCCGATCGCGCGCGCATCCTCGCGTCGAGCACGAAGCTGTTCTCGCTGGCCGAGAGCCTGGGCGGCGTCGAGTCGCTGATCTGCCACCCGGCGACCATGACGCACGGCTCGATCCCCAAGGACGTCCGTGAGGCGCGCGGAGTCACCGATGGATTGCTGCGGCTCTCGGTCGGAATCGAGGGCGAGCGCGATCTCATCGCCGATCTCGAAGACGCGATCGTGGCAAGCGCGCTCTAA
- a CDS encoding TldD/PmbA family protein, with the protein MAVDFVVDQDAVQEALDRALHASKADETEALFMGSESALTRYTHNYIHESMVERNWQLSVRAVVGKRIGVASTNRLDAASVAEVVARAGEMARLAPEDHDFPGLPDDTSPCDDIPSTYDAATGSLAPDARADAVAQIVRVMRRHDLYAAGYVSSRSDTIAVANSKGVRRFFRGSDSAINIKAIGETSSGYAEGYARRFADLSPATLAETAARKAVDGAQPHVLEPGKYTVILEPPAFREFLVYLSWIAFGAQPFEQGSSFMSGKLGAQVMGTNVTIRDDFTQPLGLGIPFDFEGAPRWPVTLVENGVAQDVVYDSYYAAKLDHVNTGHALPAPNADGPLPLNVVIDPGARTRSDIIAGVEKGVLVSRTWYIRLVDQKQTVITGMTRDGLFLIQNGKIECGLKNMRFNESIVGALGRCELASELVRSEGHVLPAARIDDFHFTSGTEF; encoded by the coding sequence ATGGCGGTTGATTTCGTCGTCGACCAAGACGCGGTGCAAGAGGCGCTCGATCGGGCGCTGCACGCTTCGAAGGCGGACGAGACCGAAGCGCTGTTCATGGGCAGCGAGAGCGCGCTCACCCGCTACACGCACAACTACATCCACGAGAGCATGGTGGAGCGTAACTGGCAGCTCTCGGTGCGCGCGGTCGTCGGCAAGCGCATCGGCGTCGCGTCCACCAACCGGCTCGATGCCGCCAGCGTCGCCGAGGTCGTCGCGCGCGCCGGCGAGATGGCGCGCCTGGCGCCCGAGGATCACGATTTCCCCGGATTGCCCGATGACACAAGTCCGTGCGACGACATCCCTTCCACCTACGACGCCGCGACCGGATCGCTGGCGCCGGACGCGCGCGCCGACGCGGTCGCGCAGATCGTGCGCGTCATGCGGCGCCACGATCTCTACGCGGCGGGTTACGTCTCAAGCCGCTCGGACACCATCGCGGTGGCGAATTCCAAGGGCGTGCGCCGCTTCTTCCGCGGTTCCGACAGCGCCATCAATATCAAAGCGATCGGCGAGACCTCGAGCGGATACGCCGAGGGATATGCGCGCCGCTTCGCCGATCTTTCGCCGGCGACGCTTGCGGAGACCGCCGCGCGAAAAGCGGTCGACGGCGCGCAGCCGCACGTGCTCGAGCCCGGCAAGTACACCGTGATCCTCGAGCCGCCGGCCTTCCGCGAGTTCCTGGTGTATCTGTCGTGGATCGCGTTCGGCGCGCAGCCCTTCGAGCAAGGCTCGTCGTTCATGAGCGGCAAGCTCGGCGCGCAGGTGATGGGGACCAACGTCACCATCCGCGACGATTTCACACAGCCGCTCGGCCTGGGCATCCCCTTCGACTTCGAAGGGGCGCCGCGCTGGCCGGTGACCCTGGTCGAGAACGGCGTCGCCCAAGACGTCGTCTACGATTCGTATTATGCGGCCAAGCTCGATCACGTGAACACCGGCCACGCACTGCCTGCGCCGAATGCTGACGGACCGCTGCCGCTGAACGTCGTCATCGATCCGGGGGCGCGCACGCGCAGCGATATCATCGCCGGCGTTGAGAAGGGCGTCCTCGTCTCGCGGACCTGGTATATCAGGCTGGTCGATCAGAAGCAGACGGTCATCACCGGGATGACGCGCGACGGGCTCTTCCTCATCCAGAACGGCAAGATCGAGTGCGGCTTGAAGAACATGCGCTTCAACGAATCGATCGTCGGCGCGCTCGGGCGCTGCGAGCTGGCGAGCGAGCTCGTGCGCAGCGAAGGCCACGTGCTGCCGGCGGCGCGCATCGACGACTTCCACTTCACCAGCGGAACGGAATTCTAG
- a CDS encoding Glu/Leu/Phe/Val dehydrogenase: MSSTLDRSAVQSQQNVWQMAQRQLDEVAALIGLDENIHAYLREPKRVLAVSVPVGMDNGKLKVFEGYRVQHNLSRGPGKGGIRFHPDVTLDEVKALAMWMTWKCALANIPFGGAKGGVICDTKAMSLKELEGLTRRFTSEISIIIGPEKDIPAPDVYTTPQIMAWIMDTYSMQKGYSIPGVVTGKPIAIGGSLGRDKATARGCLYVTNEAIKELGIKHDGARVAIQGFGNAGMYAAELMAADGFSVVAVSDSRGGVANPKGLDIAGLTAFKQETGTVTGFSGGDRISNKDVLEYDCDVLVPAALEKVITRENASRIRAKIVAEAANGPTLPEADQILHERGIMVLPDILANAGGVSVSYFEWVQDLQENFWEEDEVNERLRRKMVRAFRETFEQAKKYKTDMRHGAYVVAVGRVAEATKLRGIYP; this comes from the coding sequence ATGTCGTCCACGCTCGATCGGTCCGCCGTCCAATCCCAGCAAAACGTCTGGCAGATGGCGCAGCGCCAACTCGATGAAGTCGCGGCGCTCATCGGCCTCGACGAGAATATCCACGCCTACTTGCGCGAGCCCAAGCGCGTCTTGGCGGTGTCGGTCCCGGTCGGCATGGACAACGGGAAGCTCAAAGTGTTCGAGGGTTACCGCGTCCAGCACAATCTCTCGCGCGGTCCCGGCAAAGGCGGCATTCGCTTCCATCCGGACGTGACCCTCGACGAGGTCAAGGCGCTGGCGATGTGGATGACCTGGAAGTGCGCGCTGGCCAACATCCCGTTCGGCGGCGCCAAGGGCGGCGTGATCTGCGATACCAAAGCGATGTCGCTCAAAGAGCTCGAGGGCCTGACGCGCCGCTTCACCAGCGAGATCTCGATCATCATCGGACCCGAGAAAGACATCCCCGCGCCGGACGTCTATACGACGCCGCAGATCATGGCATGGATCATGGATACGTATTCGATGCAGAAGGGATACTCGATCCCCGGCGTCGTCACCGGCAAGCCGATCGCGATCGGCGGCTCGCTCGGGCGCGATAAGGCGACGGCGCGCGGCTGCCTGTACGTCACCAATGAAGCGATCAAGGAGCTCGGCATCAAACACGACGGCGCGCGCGTCGCCATTCAAGGGTTCGGCAATGCCGGCATGTATGCGGCAGAGCTGATGGCGGCGGACGGTTTCAGCGTCGTCGCCGTCTCAGACAGCCGCGGCGGCGTGGCCAACCCGAAGGGGCTGGACATCGCGGGCCTCACCGCGTTCAAGCAAGAGACAGGCACGGTCACCGGTTTCTCCGGCGGCGACCGCATCTCGAACAAAGACGTCTTGGAATACGACTGCGACGTGCTCGTCCCGGCAGCGCTCGAGAAAGTCATCACGCGCGAGAACGCGTCGCGCATCAGAGCCAAGATCGTCGCCGAAGCTGCCAACGGACCGACGCTGCCCGAAGCGGATCAGATCCTCCACGAGCGCGGCATCATGGTGCTGCCCGACATCTTGGCGAATGCGGGCGGCGTCAGCGTGTCGTACTTCGAGTGGGTGCAAGACCTGCAAGAGAACTTCTGGGAAGAGGACGAAGTCAACGAGCGCCTGCGCCGCAAGATGGTGCGCGCGTTCCGCGAGACGTTCGAACAGGCCAAGAAATATAAGACCGACATGCGCCACGGCGCCTACGTGGTGGCTGTCGGCCGGGTGGCCGAAGCGACCAAACTGCGCGGCATCTACCCCTAG
- a CDS encoding TldD/PmbA family protein gives MQFEAEAQRALDTATAKGAQYADVRFGVVRDEHAEVRNGVVAGLNDSESSGFSVRALVDGAWGFASSALIEPSEIDRVAALAADIARASGAVQTHRIDMQPAGKFVDSYKTPVAIDPATVSTSDRVAYLLAVDKEIRATPGVTVGRSWIDVWRTKKCFASTEGSRIEQDLVQCGTALSALAVGEGDVQDRLYPGTAGLYQTGGYEIINNAKLLENARRAGEEAVALLSADQSPSGTMDIVLSSDQMSLQIHESIGHALELDRVLGWEANFSGLSFATLDKLNAFRYGSDIVTVVCDMTCPLALATEGYDDEGTPAASVDLIRNGILVGYMAGRDTADAAKVDLAGVVRAEYWGRLPMIRIGNVNLMPGEAASLEELFDGVKHGIYMESNRSWSIDDKRLNFQFGCQIGYEIVDGKKGRLLKNPTYAGMTPAFWASCDAIGDRSTWVAWGTPNCGKGEPLQTARSCQGSAPARFRNVAVGVGYGG, from the coding sequence GTGCAATTCGAGGCCGAGGCGCAGCGCGCGCTTGACACCGCCACCGCCAAGGGGGCGCAGTACGCCGACGTCCGCTTCGGCGTGGTGCGCGACGAGCACGCAGAAGTGCGCAACGGCGTCGTCGCAGGACTCAACGATTCGGAGAGCAGCGGCTTTTCCGTGCGCGCGCTGGTGGACGGCGCGTGGGGTTTCGCGTCGAGCGCGCTCATCGAACCTTCCGAGATCGACCGCGTCGCGGCTCTGGCGGCCGACATCGCCCGCGCGAGCGGCGCCGTCCAGACGCACCGCATCGACATGCAGCCCGCAGGCAAGTTCGTCGACAGCTACAAGACGCCGGTGGCGATCGACCCGGCGACGGTCTCGACATCCGACCGCGTCGCCTACCTGCTCGCGGTCGACAAGGAGATCCGCGCGACTCCCGGCGTGACGGTCGGACGCTCTTGGATCGACGTGTGGCGCACCAAGAAATGCTTCGCCAGCACCGAGGGCAGCCGCATCGAACAGGATCTCGTGCAATGCGGCACCGCGCTCTCCGCGCTCGCGGTCGGCGAAGGCGACGTGCAAGACCGGCTCTATCCGGGAACGGCCGGACTGTATCAGACCGGCGGCTACGAGATCATCAACAACGCCAAGCTGCTCGAAAACGCGCGCCGCGCGGGCGAAGAGGCGGTCGCGCTGCTGAGCGCCGATCAAAGTCCGAGCGGCACGATGGATATCGTGCTTTCGAGCGACCAGATGTCGCTGCAGATCCACGAGTCGATCGGCCACGCGCTCGAATTAGACCGCGTGCTCGGCTGGGAAGCCAACTTCTCAGGTCTGTCGTTTGCCACGCTGGACAAACTCAACGCCTTCCGCTACGGCAGCGATATCGTGACCGTGGTCTGCGACATGACGTGCCCGCTCGCGCTGGCGACTGAAGGCTACGACGACGAGGGCACGCCGGCGGCCAGCGTGGACCTCATCCGCAACGGCATCCTCGTCGGCTACATGGCCGGGCGCGATACCGCGGACGCCGCAAAGGTCGATCTGGCGGGCGTGGTGCGCGCCGAGTACTGGGGCCGCCTGCCGATGATCCGCATCGGCAATGTCAATCTGATGCCTGGCGAGGCTGCCTCCCTGGAAGAGCTGTTCGACGGCGTCAAACACGGCATCTATATGGAAAGCAACCGCTCGTGGTCGATCGACGACAAGCGGCTGAACTTCCAATTCGGCTGCCAGATCGGCTACGAGATCGTGGACGGCAAGAAAGGCCGGCTGCTCAAGAACCCGACCTACGCGGGCATGACCCCGGCGTTCTGGGCTTCCTGCGATGCGATCGGCGACCGCTCGACCTGGGTGGCCTGGGGCACGCCGAACTGCGGCAAGGGCGAGCCGTTGCAGACCGCGCGATCGTGCCAAGGGTCGGCGCCGGCGCGCTTCCGCAACGTCGCTGTGGGAGTGGGCTATGGCGGTTGA
- a CDS encoding cystathionine beta-synthase — protein sequence MQTDVNAESRFGPLRDNGMRYYENLLDTVGATPLVRLHRVIDAKCLALAKVEFFNPGGSVKDRPALAMIADAEARGLLRPGGTIVEATSGNTGTGLAMVAAIKGYRCILVMPDKVSDEKVRLLRAYGAEVVITPTKVPASSPESYYAVAAKLAGEIPGAFQPNQFANMLNPKSHELTTGPEIWEATAGKITHFVSGIGTGGTISGVAHYLKKKNASIVVVGADPEGSIYSGDTAKSYKVEGIGEDFLPATVDLKAIDRIERVSDKDSFLMARRACREEGLLVGGSSGTALVAAARVTRELPESAIVVVLLPDNGRGYLTKIFNDEWMRANGFLGEQGHGATVGDVLRAKGQLPPLITLAPGDPVKRGIELMREFQISQIPVVNGGEMVGSINEVAVMQLIYDRADVAHQPVKDVMARPFPVLDEFDQVERAYKELSLGHGAVVVSRKGLPTGVLTKMDIISYLSSNQ from the coding sequence GTGCAGACTGACGTCAACGCCGAATCGCGGTTCGGGCCGCTGCGCGACAACGGCATGCGGTACTACGAGAACCTGCTGGACACGGTCGGCGCGACGCCGCTGGTGCGGCTGCACCGCGTCATCGACGCCAAATGTCTGGCGCTGGCCAAGGTCGAGTTCTTCAATCCCGGCGGCTCGGTCAAGGACCGGCCCGCGCTGGCCATGATCGCCGACGCCGAGGCCCGCGGTCTGCTGCGCCCCGGCGGCACGATCGTCGAGGCGACGTCGGGCAACACGGGGACCGGCCTGGCGATGGTCGCCGCCATCAAGGGCTACCGCTGCATCCTGGTCATGCCGGACAAGGTGAGCGATGAGAAGGTCCGGCTGCTGCGAGCCTACGGCGCAGAGGTCGTCATCACGCCCACCAAGGTGCCGGCCAGCAGCCCGGAGTCGTACTACGCCGTCGCGGCCAAGCTGGCGGGCGAGATCCCGGGCGCGTTCCAGCCCAACCAGTTCGCCAACATGCTCAACCCCAAGTCCCACGAGCTGACCACCGGCCCGGAGATATGGGAAGCGACGGCCGGCAAGATCACGCACTTCGTGAGCGGCATCGGAACCGGCGGGACGATCTCGGGCGTGGCACACTATCTAAAGAAGAAAAACGCTTCGATCGTGGTGGTCGGCGCCGATCCGGAGGGGTCGATCTACTCGGGCGATACCGCCAAGTCGTATAAGGTCGAGGGGATCGGCGAAGACTTTCTGCCCGCCACGGTCGACCTCAAGGCGATCGACCGCATCGAGCGGGTCTCGGACAAGGATTCGTTCTTGATGGCGCGGCGCGCATGCCGCGAAGAAGGGTTGCTGGTGGGCGGCTCGTCAGGCACTGCGCTGGTGGCCGCCGCTCGCGTCACGCGCGAGCTGCCCGAAAGCGCGATCGTCGTCGTCCTGCTGCCCGACAACGGGCGCGGTTATCTCACCAAGATCTTCAACGACGAATGGATGCGCGCCAACGGGTTCCTCGGCGAGCAGGGGCACGGGGCGACGGTGGGCGACGTGCTGCGCGCCAAAGGGCAGCTTCCGCCGCTGATCACGCTGGCGCCCGGCGATCCGGTCAAGCGCGGCATCGAGTTGATGCGTGAGTTCCAGATCTCGCAGATCCCGGTGGTGAACGGAGGCGAGATGGTGGGCAGCATCAATGAGGTCGCGGTCATGCAGCTCATCTACGACCGCGCCGACGTCGCGCACCAGCCTGTCAAAGATGTCATGGCGCGCCCCTTCCCGGTGCTCGACGAGTTCGACCAGGTCGAGCGCGCGTACAAAGAGCTATCGCTTGGGCATGGCGCCGTGGTGGTTTCGCGCAAAGGGCTGCCGACCGGCGTCCTGACCAAGATGGACATCATCTCGTACCTCTCATCCAACCAGTAA
- a CDS encoding IclR family transcriptional regulator, giving the protein MFRLENEEIDPGNGAPNLSELQERAALVPAVDKAFRLLTALSESAEPLGVSQLSRTLGLGKSTVHGLVTTLERLGIIESPLGAKRYRLGPGLFALASRSAAQRDLRDIARPALERLAAVTEQTSFLGVPAEDHVTILDLIHGRPTMSISAPIGSAIPLLAGAVGKAVVSAWDEQRRAEFFGQGRLPAFTLNTIRDVPHYMEAVKAAADDGAATDIDEYVDGMRAAAAPIFGPDHELIAVIWVAGFSRHVDRERLAEMANEVAKEAADISRLLGA; this is encoded by the coding sequence ATGTTCAGGCTAGAGAACGAGGAGATCGACCCAGGGAACGGAGCGCCGAACCTCAGCGAGCTCCAAGAGCGAGCGGCACTGGTCCCAGCGGTCGACAAAGCCTTCCGCCTCCTCACCGCCTTGAGCGAATCCGCCGAGCCGCTCGGGGTCTCTCAGCTCTCGCGCACCCTCGGGCTGGGCAAGAGCACGGTCCATGGCTTAGTGACGACCCTCGAGCGACTGGGTATCATCGAGTCGCCCCTCGGCGCCAAACGCTACCGGCTGGGGCCCGGCCTTTTCGCTTTGGCCTCGCGCTCGGCGGCCCAGCGCGACCTGCGCGATATCGCCAGGCCGGCGCTGGAGCGCCTCGCAGCGGTCACCGAGCAGACTAGCTTCCTGGGCGTGCCGGCCGAGGACCACGTGACCATTCTGGACCTCATCCATGGCCGGCCCACGATGTCCATCTCCGCGCCCATCGGCTCGGCGATCCCCCTCCTGGCGGGCGCCGTCGGCAAAGCGGTCGTCTCCGCCTGGGATGAGCAGCGGCGGGCCGAATTCTTCGGCCAAGGCCGGTTGCCGGCGTTCACGCTCAACACGATCCGCGATGTTCCGCACTACATGGAAGCTGTCAAAGCCGCGGCGGACGACGGCGCCGCGACCGATATCGACGAGTACGTCGACGGCATGCGCGCCGCAGCGGCACCGATCTTCGGCCCGGACCACGAGCTGATCGCGGTGATCTGGGTAGCAGGTTTCTCACGACACGTCGACCGCGAGCGACTGGCCGAGATGGCCAACGAGGTGGCCAAGGAGGCCGCCGATATCAGCCGACTCCTAGGCGCGTAG